In Luteitalea sp. TBR-22, one genomic interval encodes:
- a CDS encoding DEAD/DEAH box helicase, which produces MSGTLARLSGNKDQALQEALGHLAPDTRVAPTLPAESTPGTHVQVGGDKVVTAVRHIPAQPARYAPWPEGVAPALIEALAARGIDEPYTHQAEAMGHALAGRHVVVVTPTASGKTLCYNGAVLSTVLREPGARALYLFPTKALAQDQLAELQGLAQIVGAAAQRDIGVFTYDGDTPADARRAIRARANVVLSNPDMLHAGVLPHHPRWARLFENLRYIVVDELHAYRGVFGSHLANVLRRLQRICRHYGSNPTFICTSATIANPKALAEQLTEQPFELVSESGAPRGEKFFVLLNPPVVNQALGIRRSYLSEARRVALEFLRRNLQLIVFAQSRLATEILTTYLKDAFQGPPGATEAVRGYRGGYLPLRRREIERGLREGDVRAVVSTNALELGIDIGALDVCVMAGYPGTIASTWQRAGRAGRRSGRSAAVMVASSAPLDQFIVRHPTYFFDASPEHALINPENLHVLLNHVKCAAFELPFQDGERFGRTTVSTDEVLQVLGEEGFVHLADGQWNWTHESYPADAISLRAITSDNFVIVDITEGSRVIGETDYTSALSTLHEKAIYILEGALFQVEKLDIEGRKAYVRSVECDYYTDAITYTKVNVLEEAETSLGEITGGSPQSAVGSEQALAEGGSEGDPAAAGSPAAADASDALLPQPNRAGRSHGDVHVVSRVVGFKKIRFYTNENVGSGDLDLPEQQMHTTSYWLTVPRAVLLEMPWAPDDRRDGVAGLAHAMKSIAQLLLMCDQRDIGVSIDTGTGEAGVGGRPSAPATGDADAHVFLYDNYPGGIGFSAPLFRMHDALLAQAQQLIASCPCEVGCPSCVGPVGDIGPRAKRVALDLLARLQSPSAGPAADEVPF; this is translated from the coding sequence ATGTCAGGCACGCTGGCGCGCCTCTCCGGGAACAAGGATCAGGCGCTGCAGGAGGCCCTCGGCCACCTCGCGCCCGACACCCGCGTCGCGCCGACACTGCCGGCCGAGTCGACCCCCGGCACACACGTGCAGGTGGGCGGCGACAAGGTCGTGACCGCGGTCCGGCACATCCCGGCGCAGCCGGCGCGATACGCGCCCTGGCCCGAGGGCGTCGCCCCGGCGTTGATCGAGGCCCTCGCGGCGCGCGGCATCGATGAGCCCTACACGCACCAGGCCGAGGCCATGGGCCACGCGCTGGCGGGCCGGCACGTGGTGGTGGTCACGCCGACCGCCTCCGGCAAGACCCTCTGCTACAACGGCGCGGTCCTCAGCACCGTGCTGCGCGAGCCGGGTGCGCGGGCCCTGTACCTGTTCCCGACCAAGGCCCTGGCCCAGGACCAGCTCGCCGAGTTGCAGGGCCTGGCGCAGATCGTCGGGGCGGCCGCGCAGCGCGACATCGGCGTCTTCACCTATGACGGCGACACGCCGGCCGACGCGCGTCGCGCCATCCGCGCCCGCGCCAACGTCGTCCTCAGCAATCCCGACATGCTGCACGCCGGCGTGCTCCCGCACCATCCCCGATGGGCGCGCCTGTTCGAGAACCTGCGCTACATCGTCGTCGACGAACTGCACGCCTATCGGGGCGTGTTCGGCAGCCACCTGGCCAACGTGCTGCGGCGGCTCCAGCGGATCTGCCGGCACTACGGCTCGAACCCGACGTTCATCTGCACGTCGGCGACGATCGCCAACCCCAAGGCGCTGGCCGAGCAACTCACCGAGCAGCCGTTCGAACTCGTGTCGGAGAGCGGCGCGCCACGCGGCGAGAAGTTCTTCGTCCTGCTCAACCCACCGGTGGTGAACCAGGCGCTCGGCATCCGGCGGTCGTACCTCTCCGAGGCGCGGCGGGTGGCGCTGGAGTTCCTGCGGCGCAACCTGCAGTTGATCGTCTTCGCGCAGAGCCGCCTGGCCACCGAGATCCTCACCACGTACCTCAAGGATGCGTTCCAGGGACCGCCCGGCGCGACCGAGGCGGTGCGTGGCTATCGCGGCGGCTACCTGCCGCTGCGCCGGCGCGAGATCGAGCGCGGGCTCCGCGAGGGCGACGTGCGCGCGGTCGTGTCCACCAACGCCCTCGAGCTCGGCATCGACATCGGCGCCCTCGACGTGTGCGTGATGGCGGGCTATCCCGGGACGATCGCGTCCACGTGGCAGCGGGCCGGCCGCGCCGGCCGGCGCTCCGGACGGTCGGCGGCGGTGATGGTGGCCTCGAGCGCGCCGCTCGACCAGTTCATCGTGCGCCACCCGACGTACTTCTTCGACGCCTCGCCCGAGCACGCGCTGATCAACCCCGAGAACCTCCACGTGCTGCTCAACCACGTCAAGTGCGCGGCGTTCGAGCTGCCGTTCCAGGACGGCGAGCGCTTCGGCCGCACCACCGTGAGCACCGACGAGGTGCTCCAGGTGCTGGGCGAGGAGGGGTTCGTGCACCTGGCCGACGGTCAGTGGAACTGGACCCACGAGTCCTATCCCGCCGACGCCATCAGCCTGCGCGCCATCACCTCGGACAACTTCGTGATCGTCGACATCACGGAAGGCTCGCGCGTGATCGGCGAGACCGACTACACCAGCGCGCTCTCGACGCTGCACGAGAAGGCGATCTACATCCTCGAAGGCGCGCTGTTCCAGGTCGAGAAGCTCGACATCGAAGGACGCAAGGCGTACGTGCGCAGCGTCGAGTGCGACTACTACACCGACGCGATCACCTACACGAAGGTCAACGTGCTCGAAGAGGCCGAGACCAGCCTCGGCGAGATCACGGGCGGCAGCCCGCAGTCGGCGGTCGGCAGCGAGCAGGCCCTGGCCGAGGGCGGCAGCGAGGGCGATCCGGCCGCAGCGGGCTCGCCGGCCGCCGCCGATGCCAGCGACGCACTCCTGCCGCAGCCCAATCGCGCCGGCCGATCGCACGGCGACGTGCACGTCGTCTCGCGCGTCGTCGGGTTCAAGAAGATCCGCTTCTACACCAACGAGAACGTCGGGTCGGGCGACCTCGACCTGCCCGAGCAGCAGATGCACACCACGTCGTACTGGCTCACCGTGCCGCGCGCGGTGCTGCTCGAGATGCCGTGGGCGCCCGACGACCGCCGCGACGGCGTGGCCGGCCTGGCGCACGCGATGAAGTCCATCGCCCAGTTGCTGCTGATGTGCGACCAGCGCGACATCGGTGTCTCGATCGACACCGGCACCGGCGAGGCCGGCGTGGGCGGACGGCCCTCGGCGCCGGCCACCGGAGACGCCGACGCCCACGTCTTCCTCTACGACAACTATCCCGGGGGGATCGGCTTCAGCGCGCCGCTGTTCCGCATGCACGACGCGCTGCTGGCGCAGGCGCAGCAGCTGATCGCCAGCTGCCCCTGCGAGGTCGGCTGCCCGTCGTGCGTCGGCCCCGTCGGCGACATCGGCCCGCGCGCCAAGCGCGTCGCGCTCGACCTCCTCGCGCGGCTGCAGTCACCCTCGGCAGGCCCGGCTGCCGACGAGGTGCCGTTCTAG
- a CDS encoding sodium:alanine symporter family protein, with amino-acid sequence MLTTLADLIQRAADALFVPWLLLLLFGTGLFLTIRYRFVQVRRVGEAFRAMLSSAESGAAGALSPFQAFMTALSGTIGTGNIAGVATAIVSGGPGALFWIWAYGFVATTIKFTEAVLGVTWREASGTTIRSGPMYALRDGLKQPWLASTYALVAGVAAITTTPFTQPNSIAVVLQSQLAIPTWASGVAVGLLVWLVIVGGIGSIGKAAEKLAPLKVGLYLGGGLIVIVMFAGNIPAVLALVFREAFSLKATAGGALGIVVAMRYGLARGMYANEAGYGTASVAYGTARSRRPEQQGLQAVMEVAIVSFVTSTISAMTILLTGAWQSGLTSSAAVASAFEAAMPGVGGYVVALCAFLFGYTTLIGWAFYGEQFFEYLLDRPVAHWYRWIYCVLIPFGAMSRVEVVWAWGDLMNALQIFPNIVGVIGLSGYAARVARGHRVEAAPDGPPPERTR; translated from the coding sequence ATGCTCACCACCCTCGCGGACCTGATCCAGCGCGCCGCCGACGCGCTGTTCGTGCCCTGGCTGCTCCTGCTGCTCTTCGGCACGGGCCTGTTCCTCACCATCCGCTACCGGTTCGTGCAGGTGCGCCGCGTCGGGGAGGCCTTCAGGGCCATGCTGTCAAGCGCCGAGAGTGGCGCGGCGGGCGCCCTGTCGCCGTTCCAGGCGTTCATGACCGCGCTGTCGGGCACCATCGGCACCGGCAACATCGCCGGCGTCGCCACGGCGATCGTCTCGGGCGGGCCAGGGGCGCTGTTCTGGATCTGGGCCTACGGGTTCGTCGCGACGACGATCAAGTTCACCGAGGCGGTGCTCGGCGTGACCTGGCGGGAGGCGTCGGGCACGACCATCCGATCCGGGCCGATGTACGCGCTGCGCGACGGACTGAAGCAGCCGTGGCTGGCGTCCACCTACGCGCTGGTCGCCGGCGTCGCCGCCATCACCACCACGCCGTTCACGCAGCCCAACTCGATCGCCGTCGTCCTCCAGAGCCAGCTCGCCATCCCGACGTGGGCCTCGGGTGTCGCCGTCGGCCTGCTCGTGTGGCTGGTGATCGTCGGCGGCATCGGCAGCATCGGCAAGGCCGCCGAGAAGCTCGCGCCCCTGAAGGTCGGCCTGTACCTCGGCGGCGGCCTCATCGTCATCGTCATGTTTGCCGGCAACATCCCCGCCGTGCTCGCGCTGGTCTTCCGCGAGGCCTTCTCGCTCAAGGCGACGGCCGGTGGCGCGCTGGGCATCGTCGTCGCCATGCGGTACGGCCTGGCGCGCGGGATGTACGCCAACGAGGCCGGCTACGGAACGGCGTCGGTCGCCTACGGCACCGCGCGCAGCCGGCGGCCGGAGCAGCAGGGGTTGCAGGCGGTGATGGAGGTGGCCATCGTCTCGTTCGTCACCTCGACGATCAGCGCCATGACGATCCTGCTGACGGGCGCGTGGCAGTCCGGGCTCACGAGTTCGGCGGCGGTCGCGTCGGCCTTCGAGGCGGCGATGCCAGGTGTCGGCGGATACGTGGTCGCCCTGTGCGCGTTCCTCTTCGGGTACACGACGCTGATCGGGTGGGCCTTCTACGGCGAGCAGTTCTTCGAGTACCTGCTCGACCGACCCGTGGCGCACTGGTATCGGTGGATCTACTGCGTGCTGATCCCGTTCGGGGCGATGAGCCGCGTCGAGGTCGTGTGGGCGTGGGGCGATCTGATGAACGCGCTCCAGATCTTCCCGAACATCGTCGGCGTGATCGGCCTGTCGGGGTACGCCGCGCGGGTCGCGCGTGGGCACCGGGTCGAGGCGGCCCCGGACGGGCCGCCCCCGGAGCGGACTCGCTAG
- a CDS encoding SDR family NAD(P)-dependent oxidoreductase, producing MDLGLAGQVAIVTGGSKGLGLASARALAAEGARVVICGRTRDTLDAAARELAAVAGTDEHVLAVQADVSKADDLQRLVEATAGRFGGVDVLVNNVGLGKGGGLLDTPDEVWQQAFDQTLYPAIRASRLVVPHMQARGGGVILLIASIWGRESGGRMTYNAVKAAEISLGKALAQQLAPSNIRVNSVAPGSILFEGGSWHQRQQADPVGIARFIETDLPFGRFGRADEVGDVVAFLASRRASWISGACITVDGCQSRSNI from the coding sequence ATGGATCTCGGACTGGCCGGCCAGGTGGCCATCGTCACCGGCGGCAGCAAGGGACTCGGCCTCGCCTCGGCACGCGCGCTGGCCGCCGAGGGCGCTCGCGTCGTGATCTGCGGGCGCACCCGGGACACGCTCGACGCAGCCGCGCGGGAACTGGCGGCGGTGGCCGGCACCGACGAGCACGTGCTGGCCGTGCAGGCTGACGTGTCGAAGGCCGACGATCTGCAGCGCCTCGTCGAGGCAACCGCCGGCCGCTTCGGCGGCGTCGACGTGCTGGTCAACAACGTCGGACTGGGCAAGGGCGGCGGGCTGCTCGACACCCCGGACGAGGTGTGGCAGCAGGCGTTCGACCAGACGCTCTACCCGGCCATCCGGGCGTCCCGCCTCGTGGTGCCGCACATGCAGGCGCGCGGCGGCGGGGTGATCCTGCTCATCGCCTCGATCTGGGGACGCGAGTCGGGCGGCCGCATGACCTACAACGCGGTCAAGGCGGCCGAGATCAGCCTCGGCAAGGCGCTCGCCCAGCAGCTGGCGCCGTCCAACATCCGCGTCAACTCGGTGGCACCCGGTTCCATCCTCTTCGAGGGCGGCTCGTGGCACCAACGCCAGCAGGCCGACCCCGTGGGGATCGCGCGCTTCATCGAGACCGACCTGCCCTTCGGGCGCTTCGGTCGCGCCGACGAAGTGGGCGACGTGGTCGCGTTCCTCGCCTCGCGCCGCGCCTCCTGGATCAGTGGCGCCTGCATCACCGTCGACGGGTGCCAGAGCCGGAGCAACATCTAG
- a CDS encoding DUF547 domain-containing protein, whose translation MPSTSSRPRLFHLAVVAIALAGTLLPRAWAPAAAQTVTPPDVGMHASLDVILDTYVREGLVYYRALRAERGRLDGYVSNLDVPQAAFEGWSKAERAAFWLNAYNALVLRTVVNAYPIKGSAAQYPPDSIMHVPGAFTARRHRVGGRLLSLEDIEKQVLPTFDDPRMYFALGRGSLGGGRLRSEAFTARRLEDQLGAVAAECVQRNECFRYDPGSDRIEISPIFGWRQAEFTRAWTGDAATFSRRSPLELAVLQMVVPHVLPTERRGLTRNTFTLAYSSYDWRLNDLTDGGPR comes from the coding sequence ATGCCCAGCACTTCTTCCCGCCCTCGCCTGTTCCACCTCGCCGTCGTCGCGATCGCGCTCGCAGGGACCCTGCTCCCTCGGGCGTGGGCGCCGGCGGCGGCCCAGACCGTGACGCCTCCGGACGTGGGCATGCATGCCTCCCTGGACGTGATCCTCGACACCTACGTGCGCGAGGGCCTGGTCTACTACCGGGCGCTGCGCGCCGAGCGTGGCCGCCTCGACGGGTACGTGAGCAATCTCGACGTGCCGCAGGCCGCCTTCGAGGGCTGGTCGAAGGCCGAGCGCGCCGCCTTCTGGCTGAACGCCTACAACGCGCTCGTGCTGCGCACGGTCGTCAACGCGTATCCGATCAAGGGCAGCGCCGCCCAGTACCCGCCCGACAGCATCATGCACGTGCCTGGCGCCTTCACGGCCAGGCGGCATCGCGTCGGTGGGCGCCTGCTGTCGCTCGAGGACATCGAGAAGCAGGTCCTGCCGACCTTCGACGACCCGCGGATGTACTTCGCGCTCGGGCGCGGCTCGCTCGGGGGCGGGCGCCTGCGCAGCGAGGCGTTCACCGCGCGGCGCCTCGAGGACCAGCTCGGCGCCGTGGCCGCCGAGTGCGTCCAGCGCAACGAATGCTTCCGCTACGATCCGGGCTCCGACCGCATCGAGATCTCGCCGATCTTCGGCTGGCGACAGGCCGAGTTCACCAGGGCCTGGACGGGCGACGCGGCGACCTTCTCCCGCCGCAGCCCGCTCGAACTGGCGGTGCTCCAGATGGTGGTGCCGCACGTGCTGCCCACCGAGCGTCGCGGCCTCACCCGTAACACGTTCACGCTCGCCTACTCGTCGTATGACTGGCGGCTCAACGACCTCACCGACGGGGGACCCCGCTGA
- a CDS encoding alpha/beta fold hydrolase, which translates to MALRDVRVGDTMLSVTEVGEGSPIVFLHAFPLHAQMWAPQLDALPAGWRGVAPDLRGFRASTGAPARSVGDHAADVLALIASLDAGPVVLAGLSMGGYVAFECWRRHPAAIRGLVLADTRADADSDEARARRVAMQGLARTSGTGAVIDAMLPGLLGATTQTDEPHLAHEVRRWATETPGSAVADALEALRTRPDSRPTLATIAVPTLVLVGAEDVLTPPAVARVIADGIAGATLVEIPRAGHLSNVEHPAAFNGALQRWLATLRRGASTL; encoded by the coding sequence ATGGCCCTGCGGGACGTGCGCGTCGGCGACACCATGCTCTCGGTCACCGAGGTCGGGGAAGGCTCGCCGATCGTCTTCCTGCACGCCTTTCCCCTGCACGCGCAGATGTGGGCCCCGCAACTCGACGCGTTGCCCGCCGGCTGGCGAGGCGTGGCGCCCGACCTGCGCGGCTTTCGCGCCTCCACGGGCGCGCCGGCGCGCTCGGTGGGCGATCACGCCGCCGACGTGCTCGCGCTGATCGCCTCGCTCGACGCGGGGCCGGTGGTCCTCGCCGGCCTCTCGATGGGTGGATACGTCGCCTTCGAGTGCTGGCGCCGGCACCCTGCGGCCATTCGCGGCCTCGTGCTGGCCGACACCAGGGCCGACGCCGACAGCGACGAGGCGCGTGCCAGGCGAGTGGCGATGCAGGGGCTGGCCCGGACGTCGGGCACCGGCGCCGTCATCGACGCGATGCTGCCCGGCCTGCTCGGCGCCACCACGCAGACCGACGAGCCTCACCTCGCGCACGAGGTACGCCGCTGGGCCACCGAGACGCCGGGCAGCGCCGTGGCCGATGCGCTGGAAGCGCTGCGCACGCGACCCGACAGCCGGCCGACGCTCGCGACGATCGCCGTGCCGACGCTCGTGCTCGTCGGCGCCGAGGACGTGCTCACGCCGCCCGCGGTGGCGCGGGTCATCGCCGACGGCATCGCCGGCGCCACGCTGGTGGAGATCCCGCGCGCCGGGCACCTGAGCAACGTGGAGCACCCGGCGGCGTTCAATGGGGCGCTCCAGCGTTGGCTGGCGACACTCCGACGAGGGGCGAGTACGCTATAG